In a genomic window of Wyeomyia smithii strain HCP4-BCI-WySm-NY-G18 chromosome 1, ASM2978416v1, whole genome shotgun sequence:
- the LOC129722774 gene encoding NAD(P) transhydrogenase, mitochondrial-like — protein MTRGVLRLCAFGGESILQLPKAKAHPLRLFSYSVRVTQKDSKTASAAVGIPYKNLIVGVPKERWINERRVAVTPAVTASLVKKGFNVNVEAGAGLEAKFRDSEYVSAGAKIVEKEKAFQSDIILKVRQPMDTEITAMKANSTLISFLYPSQNKDLIDKLAQQKLTAFAMDAIPRISRAQVFDALSSMANISGYRAVIEAANHFPRFFTGQITAAGKVPPAKILVIGGGVAGLAAIGQARGMGAIVRAFDTRPAVKEQVESMGAEFLTINIHEDGSTAGGYSKEMSKEFIEAEMALFAKQCKEVDVVITTALIPGKKAPVLITEEMVKSMKPGSVIVDLAAEAGGNVATIVPGEVKVIHDVVHIGLTDFPSRLPTQSSTLYANNISKFLLSMSEKDSFVIKLEDEVVRGSMVLQNGNLMWPPPVIAVSAKPPPAVAAPVVKTEPPPSNVFNDTLKTSLMYTSGLGSLLGLGAIAPNPAFTTMMTTFAMSGIVGYHTVWGVTPALHSPLMSVTNAISGITAVGGLLLMGGGVTPTNTIETLAASAALISFINIFGGFLVTQRMLDMFKRPTDPPEHNYLFGIPAAVFLGGYGLAMLQEMPEIHQMTYLASSLCCIGALVGLSSQKTSRLGNALGMIGVTGGIAATLGHMAPSTDVLMQMGGVTGIGALIGSIIAKRIQITDLPQLVAAFHSLVGAAAVLTCVATYMHDFPTLATDPAANVLKTALFLGTYIGGVTFSGSLVAYGKLQGFLNSAPLLLPGRHYLNAGLLAGNIGAMGLFFMEPTLTGGLGLLGTTAALSTAMGVTLTAAIGGADMPVVITVLNSYSGWALCAEGFMLNNNLMTIVGALIGSSGAILSYIMCKAMNRSLPNVILGGYGTSSTGGGKPAEIVGTHTEVNVDGVVDMIRNSKNIIITPGYGLCVAKAQYPIAEMVSILKSQGKKVRFGIHPVAGRMPGQLNVLLAEAGVPYDDVLEMEEINEDFSDTDLALVIGANDTVNSAAEDDPNSIIAGMPVLRVWKADQVVVMKRSLGVGYAAVDNPIFYKPNTSMLLGDAKKTCDALLSKIKEAAQ, from the exons TGTCGCTGTTACCCCCGCTGTTACCGCTTCGCTGGTTAAAAAAGGATTCAATGTTAATGTCGAAGCAGGAGCCGGATTGGAAGCAAAATTTCGCGACAGTGAATATGTTTCAGCTGGAGCCAAAATTGTCGAAAAAGAAAAAGCATTCCAATCTG ATATCATTCTTAAGGTTAGACAACCGATGGATACTGAAATTACAGCAATGAAGGCCAATTCCACATTGATTTCCTTTttatatccatctcaaaacaagGATTTAATCGACAAATTAGCTCAGCAGAAACTCACTGCCtttg CGATGGATGCAATCCCACGTATCTCCCGTGCACAAGTTTTTGATGCGCTATCTTCGATGGCCAACATATCTGGATACCGAGCTGTGATCGAAGCGGCTAATCACTTTCCGCGCTTTTTTACTGGTCAAATTACAGCAGCTGGTAAAGTACCTCCCGCAAAAATTCTAGTAATTGGCGGTGGAGTTGCTGGTTTGGCTGCTATAGGACAGGCTCGTGGTATGGGTGCTATCGTCAGGGCTTTTGACACTCGTCCTGCTGTGAAGGAGCAGGTCGAAAGTATGGGTGCCGAATTTTTGACAATTAATATTCATGAAGATGGATCAACCGCAGGAGGATACAGCAAAGAAATGAGTAAAGAGTTCATTGAAGCAGAAATGGCATTGTTTGCTAAACAATGTAAGGAAGTAGATGTAGTTATTACTACGGCTTTGATTCCGGGAAAGAAGGCACCAGT ATTAATTACTGAAGAAATGGTTAAATCTATGAAACCGGGAAGTGTGATTGTAGATTTAGCAGCTGAAGCAGGTGGAAATGTAGCAACAATTGTTCCTGGGGAAGTGAAAGTTATTCATGACGTCGTTCATATTGGTTTAACAGATTTTCCAAGTCGGCTTCCTACACAAAGCTCTACTCTGTATGCGAACAACATTTCAAAGTTTTTGCTCTCCATGAGTGAAAAGGACAGTTTTGTTATCAAACTGGAGGATGAGGTAGTCCGAGGAAGTATGGTCTTGCAGAATGGTAATCTGATGTGGCCACCGCCAGTGATTGCTGTATCGGCAAAACCTCCACCTGCTGTAGCTGCACCAGTTGTGAAGACTGAGCCGCCACCTTCAAATGTATTCAACGATACCTTGAAAACCAGTTTGATGTATACATCCGGTTTAGGCAGTTTGCTTGGCCTTGGTGCCATTGCACCTAATCCGGCGTTCACAACAATGATGACGACTTTTGCTATGTCTGGTATCGTAGGTTATCACACTGTTTGGGGAGTTACACCTGCGCTGCACTCACCTCTTATGTCCGTTACAAATGCGATTTCTGGAATAACAGCTGTTGGCGGTCTTCTACTCATGGGTGGTGGTGTTACTCCTACAAACACAATTGAGACTTTGGCCGCTAGTGCTGCTCTTATTTCATTTATCAACATATTTGGAGGTTTTCTAGTAACTCAGCGCatgttagatatgttcaaaagACCAACTGATCCACCAGAGCACAACTATTTGTTTGGAATCCCTGCTGCCGTATTTTTAGGAGGATATGGGCTTGCTATGCTTCAAGAAATGCCAGAAATTCATCAGATGACTTATCTCGCTTCTAGTTTATGTTGCATAGGTGCTTTAGTAGGACTTTCATCTCAGAAGACTTCTCGTCTAGGAAATGCTCTTGGAATG ATTGGTGTTACGGGTGGAATCGCCGCTACTTTGGGCCATATGGCACCTAGTACAGACGTTCTTATGCAAATGGGGGGCGTTACTGGAATTGGTGCATTGATTGGATCTATTATAGCCAAGAGAATTCAAATCACCGACCTCCCTCAATTAGTGGCAGCCTTTCATAGTTTAGTCGGTGCTGCAGCAGTGTTAACTTGCGTTGCTACATACATGCATGATTTCCCTACTTTGGCAACGGATCCGGCTGCCAATGTTCTAAAGACAGCGTTGTTTTTGGGAACCTACATAGGAGGTGTAACATTTAGTGGTTCTTTAGTTGCATACGGAAAGCTACAAGGGTTTTTGAATTCCGCTCCATTGCTGTTACCCGGTCGTCATTATCTCAACGCAGGATTACTGGCAGGAAATATTGGTGCAATGGGTCTATTTTTCATGGAACCAACACTGACAGGAGGATTGGGTCTGTTAGGTACCACAGCTGCATTATCAACAGCTATGGGAGTCACACTAACGGCAGCTATTGGAGGAGCTGACATGCCTGTTGTAATTACCGTGCTTAATTCATACTCTGGCTGGGCCTTGTGCGCCGAAGGGTTTATGTTAAACAACAATCTGATGACTATCGTTGGAGCATTGATTGGCTCCTCTGGCGCTATTTTGTCTTATATAATGTGCAAAGCTATGAATCGGTCATTGCCTAACGTAATTTTGGGCGGATACGGCACATCATCTACAGGTGGAGGAAAACCTGCGGAGATTGTCGGAACGCACACAGAAGTTAATGTGGATGGCGTAGTCGACATGatcagaaattcgaaaaatatcATTATTACTCCGGGATACGGCTTATGTGTGGCGAAGGCACAGTATCCGATTGCAGAAATGGTTAGCATTTTAAAATCGCAAGGAAAGAAGGTTCGTTTCGGAATCCATCCTGTTGCGGGTAGAATGCCTGGACAATTAAATGTCTTACTGGCGGAGGCTGGTGTTCCATACGATGATGTATTAGAAATGGAAGAAATTAATGAGGACTTCTCTGATACCGACCTGGCTCTTGTAATTGGAGCTAATGACACCGTGAACAGTGCTGCTGAAGATGATCCTAATTCCATTATTGCTGGTATGCCCGTACTTCGTGTGTGGAAAGCCGATCAG GTTGTTGTCATGAAACGATCGCTTGGTGTTGGTTATGCAGCCGTTGACAACCCAATTTTCTATAAACCGAATACCTCAATGTTGTTGGGTGATGCCAAGAAGACTTGCGATGCTTTATTATCCAAGATTAAAGAAGCCGCACAGTAG